A window of the Hordeum vulgare subsp. vulgare chromosome 5H, MorexV3_pseudomolecules_assembly, whole genome shotgun sequence genome harbors these coding sequences:
- the LOC123395213 gene encoding putative F-box protein PP2-B12 produces the protein MDPFPVWSGYGPAPSDCRRYLRASPGAFPSGIQEIGFDRANDEIGRLPEELLSAVLAKTTARDASRAAAVSQPFRAAADSDAVWTCFVPALTDEELEAPAPRSKKELFFLLLERPVLLQDGLMAMWLDRETLAKCYMLSARKLFIASGDMPQHWSWIPLSDSRFSQGAQLIRVTWFEIQGQIHRTMLSPNSTYVAYLVFKPVGDYPLSTMFGILRASVRTEEANLFRDVLLDEHWPPRRWRGCDVAERPRLRADGWKEVELGQFYNAGGEDGEVSFGLMETNQRGVKARLILHGIEIRCLKSG, from the exons ATGGATCCATTTCCTGTTTGGAGTGGATATGGACCAGCTCCGTCAGACTGCCGCAGATACCTTAGGGCCAGCCCTGGAGCTTTCCCGTCTGGGATCCAAG AGATTggtttcgatcgtgcaaatgatgaAATCGGGCGTCTGCCGGAGGAGCTCCTCTCGGCGGTGCTCGCCAAGACAACGGCGCGCGACGCCAGCCGTGCCGCCGCGGTCTCCCAGCCCTTCCGTGCTGCGGCCGACTCTGACGCCGTCTGGACCTGCTTCGTGCCGGCCCTCACCGACGAGGAGCTGGAGGCCCCCGCGCCGCGGTCCAAGAAggagctcttcttcctcctcttagaACGCCCCGTCCTCCTCCAGGACGGGCTCATG GCTATGTGGCTGGACAGGGAGACACTCGCCAAATGCTATATGCTATCGGCGAGGAAGCTGTTCATCGCGTCCGGCGACATGCCGCAGCACTGGAGCTGGATCCCTCTCTCCGACTCCAG GTTCTCCCAAGGGGCTCAACTTATCCGGGTTACTTGGTTCGAAATCCAGGGACAAATACACAGGACCATGCTCTCCCCAAACTCGACGTATGTGGCTTACCTCGTGTTTAAGCCAGTCGGTGATTATCCTCTTAGCACCATGTTTGGGATTCTGCGGGCCTCGGTCCGCACTGAAGAAGCGAATTTATTCCGCGACGTTCTCTTGGATGAACATTGGCCGCCGCGACGATGGCGGGGGTGTGACGTGGCGGAGCGCCCTCGGCTCAGGGCCGACGGTTGGAAGGAGGTAGAGCTAGGTCAGTTCTACAACGCAGGGGGTGAAGATGGTGAGGTGTCCTTCGGCCTCATGGAAACGAATCAAAGAGGGGTGAAGGCTCGTCTCATTTTGCATGGCATTGAGATCAGATGTCTCAAATCAGGCTGA